A genomic segment from Leptolyngbya boryana PCC 6306 encodes:
- a CDS encoding DUF4385 domain-containing protein — MQEFDYSLDFKAIDFRQHPELYRMGRGEQGVLLVEPYKSEILPHWRFKTPEIARQSADAIYQLFLNYKAQQDFVGMDMARKFLQMGYTRARRYANHKSGRKYDKDAQVVLPRVEDPVKAESAQIFYEKWQLAKTDSLYIELRDRHRKQSAEAQVLD; from the coding sequence ATGCAAGAGTTTGATTACTCACTGGACTTTAAAGCGATCGACTTTCGCCAGCATCCCGAACTGTATCGTATGGGTCGAGGTGAGCAAGGCGTATTGCTCGTTGAACCCTACAAAAGCGAGATATTGCCGCACTGGAGATTCAAAACGCCAGAGATTGCTCGTCAATCTGCAGACGCAATTTATCAACTCTTTCTCAACTACAAAGCTCAACAAGATTTTGTGGGCATGGACATGGCGCGTAAATTTCTACAGATGGGGTATACGCGCGCTCGACGCTATGCAAATCACAAATCAGGAAGAAAGTATGACAAAGACGCTCAAGTCGTTCTGCCTCGCGTCGAAGATCCAGTGAAAGCCGAATCCGCTCAAATTTTCTACGAAAAATGGCAGCTTGCTAAAACTGATTCACTCTATATTGAACTGCGCGATCGCCATCGAAAACAGTCTGCTGAAGCGCAAGTTTTAGAC
- a CDS encoding SDR family oxidoreductase, whose protein sequence is MATYLVTGANRGIGYEYCRQLQAQGHEVIAVCRTASEELRQLGIRVEEGIELTSESAIAELRSRLGEMTIDVLINNAAIAKRIDLSHLDVASIREQFEVNAIAPLRLTHALLPLLKSGSKIALMTSRMGSISDNTSGGSYGYRMSKVALSMAGKSLAHDLKPQGIAVAILHPGLVQTRMTNFTVNGITPETSVKGLLQRIEQLSLDNTGTFWHSNGEVLPW, encoded by the coding sequence ATGGCTACTTATTTGGTGACAGGCGCAAATCGAGGCATTGGATATGAATATTGCCGTCAATTACAGGCGCAAGGTCATGAGGTGATTGCAGTTTGTCGAACTGCTTCTGAAGAATTGCGGCAGCTAGGGATTCGAGTTGAAGAAGGGATTGAACTCACCTCAGAATCTGCGATCGCAGAGTTACGATCGCGCTTAGGTGAAATGACGATCGATGTTCTGATCAACAATGCGGCAATTGCCAAACGAATTGACCTCAGTCATCTAGATGTTGCGAGTATCCGAGAGCAGTTTGAAGTGAATGCGATCGCGCCGCTAAGATTGACTCATGCACTGCTGCCTTTGCTCAAGTCAGGCTCTAAAATTGCGCTGATGACAAGCCGAATGGGGTCGATCTCAGACAATACGTCTGGCGGTTCTTATGGTTATCGGATGTCAAAAGTTGCCTTGTCCATGGCAGGAAAATCACTGGCTCACGATCTCAAGCCTCAAGGCATTGCTGTCGCAATTTTGCATCCTGGTTTAGTGCAAACCCGAATGACAAACTTTACCGTAAACGGGATTACTCCAGAAACCTCTGTTAAAGGACTATTGCAGCGAATCGAACAGCTTTCATTAGACAATACAGGGACGTTTTGGCATTCTAACGGGGAAGTGCTGCCGTGGTAA
- the pruA gene encoding L-glutamate gamma-semialdehyde dehydrogenase, with translation MVSQAFGDALGTGSREHYESQTQAIARQLLRATRESRSWFAQVRDQMQWDDKLLGWAMSNPGLRVQLFRLIDCLPALRSKPEIARHLQEYMSDQTVELPAALKGLLNFANADSMPGQLAATTLSTAVETLAHKYISGENLKQVLKTIERLRKEKMAFTVDLLGEAVITEAEAQSYLDRYLELLEQLTEASKSWSKVEQIDFADGQPLPKVQVSVKLTAFYSQFDPLDEAGSQVRVADRARTLLRRAKELGAAVHFDMEQYAYKDLTLETLKALLLEEEFRSRSDVGMTIQGYLRDSQADLQGLIDWAKERGTPITVRLVKGAYWDQETIKAVQKDWQQPVFNDKAETDANYERLTELLLENHEVLNAAIGSHNVRSQAHALAIATALEIPKSRIEFQTLYGMGDKLAKAIVEQGYRVRVYCPYGELIPGMSYLIRRLLENTANSSFLRQNLEERPIEDLIAAPQVGEPSQLKALDKFENAADTDYADRAKRDRIQSALKSVRQQFGQTYLPLINGEFVETAEKLKSENPSRFSETVGTIGLISVDQAEDAIASAKAAFPAWKRTSAQERAHILRKAANLFEQRREELIAWMTYEVGKPVKEGDGEVSEAIDFCNYYADEMERLDRGVDYDFPGETNHYRYHARGIVLVISPWNFPLAIPVGMTVAALVTGNCALLKPAETSSVIAAKIAEILVEAGIPAGVFQFIPGKGHTVGAHLVKHPDVHMIVFTGSQAVGCQIYKDAAVLQPGQKHLKRVVAEMGGKNAVIIDESADLDQAVQGVVQSAFGYSGQKCSACSKAIVLEPVYETFLSRLVEATRSLNIGEAELPGTKVGPVIDKEAQNRIQKFIEWGERAGTLVLKMPVPEGGYFVGPTIITDVSADAKIVQEEIFGPVLAVMRASSFQEALDLANGTPYALTGGLYSRTPSHIEQAQADFEVGNLYINRGITGAIVARQPFGGFKLSGVGSKAGGVDYLLQFLEPRVVTENVQRQGFAPIEGAE, from the coding sequence ATGGTGAGTCAAGCTTTTGGAGATGCCTTGGGCACAGGTTCGCGAGAGCATTATGAATCTCAAACGCAAGCGATCGCGAGACAATTGCTGCGAGCAACTCGCGAATCGAGATCTTGGTTTGCTCAAGTCCGCGATCAGATGCAGTGGGATGATAAGTTGCTCGGCTGGGCAATGAGTAACCCAGGATTGCGAGTGCAGTTGTTTCGGTTAATTGATTGTTTGCCTGCGCTCCGCAGTAAGCCAGAAATCGCGCGGCATTTGCAGGAATATATGAGCGATCAGACGGTCGAATTACCTGCAGCGTTAAAAGGTCTGCTGAATTTTGCCAATGCTGATTCGATGCCGGGACAGCTTGCCGCAACGACGCTTTCTACTGCGGTTGAGACATTGGCGCATAAATATATTTCAGGCGAAAACCTGAAACAAGTGCTGAAAACGATCGAGCGACTACGCAAAGAAAAAATGGCGTTTACGGTCGATCTGTTAGGTGAAGCAGTGATTACGGAGGCGGAGGCACAGTCTTATCTCGATCGCTACTTAGAGTTGCTTGAGCAATTGACCGAAGCCTCAAAATCTTGGTCGAAAGTTGAGCAAATTGACTTCGCGGATGGGCAACCATTGCCGAAGGTGCAAGTGTCTGTGAAGTTGACCGCATTCTACTCGCAGTTTGACCCGTTGGATGAGGCAGGAAGTCAGGTGCGGGTTGCCGATCGTGCTAGAACTTTGCTGCGTCGGGCGAAGGAGCTAGGAGCAGCCGTTCACTTTGATATGGAGCAGTATGCTTACAAAGATTTGACGCTAGAGACTTTGAAGGCGTTGCTTTTAGAAGAAGAGTTTCGATCGCGCTCTGATGTGGGCATGACGATTCAAGGCTACTTGCGCGACAGTCAAGCCGACTTACAAGGGTTGATTGATTGGGCGAAGGAGCGAGGCACACCGATCACAGTGCGCTTAGTCAAAGGGGCTTACTGGGATCAAGAAACCATCAAAGCGGTTCAGAAAGATTGGCAACAGCCCGTTTTTAACGATAAAGCTGAGACTGATGCGAACTATGAACGCTTGACAGAATTGCTGCTCGAAAATCATGAGGTTTTGAATGCGGCAATTGGTAGCCATAATGTGCGATCGCAAGCTCATGCGTTAGCGATCGCGACTGCTTTAGAAATTCCGAAATCTCGGATCGAATTCCAAACCCTTTACGGCATGGGCGATAAACTTGCGAAAGCGATTGTAGAACAAGGCTATCGAGTTCGAGTTTACTGTCCTTACGGTGAACTGATTCCGGGAATGTCGTATTTGATTCGGCGATTGCTCGAAAATACTGCAAATAGTTCATTTTTGCGGCAGAACTTAGAAGAAAGACCGATCGAGGATTTGATTGCGGCTCCTCAAGTCGGTGAACCTTCTCAACTCAAAGCGCTCGACAAGTTTGAGAATGCAGCCGATACGGACTATGCCGATCGAGCAAAACGCGATCGCATTCAATCTGCTTTGAAATCAGTTCGTCAGCAGTTTGGACAAACTTACCTGCCTTTGATCAATGGCGAGTTTGTAGAAACGGCTGAGAAGCTGAAATCTGAGAATCCATCGCGTTTTAGTGAGACGGTTGGCACAATTGGGCTGATCAGCGTTGACCAAGCAGAAGACGCGATCGCATCTGCGAAAGCTGCTTTTCCAGCCTGGAAACGGACTTCTGCTCAAGAACGTGCTCATATTCTGCGCAAAGCTGCCAATCTTTTCGAGCAACGTCGAGAGGAATTGATTGCTTGGATGACTTACGAAGTCGGTAAGCCTGTGAAGGAAGGAGACGGCGAGGTTTCAGAAGCGATCGATTTCTGTAACTACTATGCTGATGAGATGGAACGCCTCGATCGGGGCGTGGACTACGATTTCCCCGGTGAAACAAACCACTATCGCTATCACGCTCGCGGCATTGTTCTAGTCATTTCTCCTTGGAACTTTCCATTAGCAATTCCGGTTGGTATGACTGTTGCTGCTTTGGTCACGGGTAACTGTGCATTGTTGAAACCTGCCGAGACTTCTTCTGTGATTGCTGCCAAGATTGCAGAGATTTTAGTAGAAGCAGGCATTCCAGCGGGAGTGTTCCAATTTATTCCAGGCAAAGGACATACCGTGGGCGCGCATCTTGTCAAACATCCTGATGTGCATATGATTGTGTTTACTGGATCGCAAGCGGTCGGATGCCAGATTTACAAGGATGCAGCCGTGTTACAGCCTGGACAAAAGCACCTCAAACGAGTGGTCGCTGAAATGGGCGGGAAGAATGCAGTAATCATTGATGAGAGCGCAGATTTAGATCAAGCGGTTCAGGGGGTTGTGCAGTCTGCGTTTGGATATAGTGGGCAGAAATGCTCGGCGTGTTCTAAAGCGATCGTGCTTGAACCTGTGTATGAGACATTCTTGTCAAGATTGGTCGAGGCAACTCGATCTCTGAACATTGGAGAAGCTGAATTACCGGGTACGAAAGTTGGTCCTGTGATTGATAAGGAAGCTCAGAATCGCATTCAAAAATTCATTGAATGGGGTGAAAGGGCAGGAACACTTGTATTAAAGATGCCTGTTCCAGAAGGAGGTTACTTTGTAGGCCCAACAATCATCACAGATGTTTCTGCAGACGCAAAAATAGTTCAAGAAGAAATCTTTGGGCCAGTACTTGCTGTGATGCGAGCAAGTTCGTTCCAAGAAGCTTTGGATTTAGCGAATGGTACGCCTTATGCGTTGACCGGGGGATTGTATTCGCGCACGCCATCGCATATTGAGCAGGCACAAGCTGATTTTGAGGTCGGAAATCTGTATATCAATCGCGGCATTACAGGCGCGATCGTGGCTCGGCAACCGTTTGGAGGCTTTAAGCTCTCAGGGGTTGGCTCGAAAGCAGGTGGAGTCGATTATTTGCTTCAGTTCCTAGAGCCGCGAGTGGTGACGGAAAACGTTCAGCGGCAAGGATTTGCGCCGATCGAAGGAGCGGAATAA